The proteins below are encoded in one region of Carassius auratus strain Wakin linkage group LG44F, ASM336829v1, whole genome shotgun sequence:
- the LOC113068247 gene encoding uncharacterized protein LOC113068247 isoform X2, with protein MGTWMHCWTLCSCFLASHTTHSFIVTQSPGLTHVSVGGSVELRCIFEQTVDHCFSAAVWERLNLRTGKLTPVDTIHQNSVRQNTDKTCVLTLKNLTKKDSGMYYCISQYSKMVMIGNGTRVIVTDQSEAELSIFFSAHESDSPSVSLQCLVTGRVPSQVRVFWMIGEKVYSGWTESAWTDNTDSATEFTRAHLSVSAEEWHDVDEIHCFAEYDGKNISTTLMRSDMLLTKKSRRLTRKDAHRKPSYGKPNTLREEGSSVLCFSGDPISQRQEVVPSKQ; from the exons ATGGGTACTTGGATGCATTGTTGGACTTTATGTTCTTGCTTTTTGGCTTCACACA CTACTCACTCGTTCATCGTGACTCAGTCACCAGGACTCACACACGTCTCAGTTGGTGGTTCTGTTGAATTAAGATGTATATTTGAGCAGACCGTTGATCACTGCTTTAGCGCTGCTGTGTGGGAAAGGTTGAATCTTCGGACTGGAAAACTCACGCCAGTGGATACTATCCATCAGAACAGTGTTCgacaaaatacagataaaacTTGCGTTTTGACTCTTAAAAACTTAACCAAGAAAGATTCAGGCATGTATTATTGTATTAGCCAATATAGCAAAATGGTTATGATTGGCAATGGGACCAGGGTGATCGTAACAG ATCAGTCTGAAGCAGAGCTCTCCATCTTCTTCTCCGCACATGAGTCTGATTCACCATCGGTATCACTGCAGTGTCTCGTGACTGGACGTGTCCCGTCTCAGGTGCGCGTGTTCTGGATGATTGGAGAGAAAGTGTATTCTGGATGGACCGAGTCTGCCTGGACAGACAACACTGATTCAGCCACAGAATTCACTCGAGCTCATCTCTCCGTTTCTGCAGAGGAGTGGCACGATGTCGATGAAATTCACTGCTTTGCTGAATATGATGGAAAAAACATCTCCACAACTCTGATGCGAAGCG ATATGTTGTTGACAAAAAAGTCCAGACG GCTCACAAGAAAAGATGCCCACCGCAAACCTTCATATG GTAAACCGAACACACTGAGAGAAGAGGGTTCATCTGTTCTG TGTTTCTCTGGGGATCCCATCAGTCAGAGACAGGAGGTTGTTCCATCAAAACAATAA
- the LOC113068247 gene encoding uncharacterized protein LOC113068247 isoform X1, translating to MGTWMHCWTLCSCFLASHTTHSFIVTQSPGLTHVSVGGSVELRCIFEQTVDHCFSAAVWERLNLRTGKLTPVDTIHQNSVRQNTDKTCVLTLKNLTKKDSGMYYCISQYSKMVMIGNGTRVIVTDQSEAELSIFFSAHESDSPSVSLQCLVTGRVPSQVRVFWMIGEKVYSGWTESAWTDNTDSATEFTRAHLSVSAEEWHDVDEIHCFAEYDGKNISTTLMRSGPKPEIFSLLVYAGCVAALLTILLTLLMSVGLYRDMLLTKKSRRLTRKDAHRKPSYGKPNTLREEGSSVLCFSGDPISQRQEVVPSKQ from the exons ATGGGTACTTGGATGCATTGTTGGACTTTATGTTCTTGCTTTTTGGCTTCACACA CTACTCACTCGTTCATCGTGACTCAGTCACCAGGACTCACACACGTCTCAGTTGGTGGTTCTGTTGAATTAAGATGTATATTTGAGCAGACCGTTGATCACTGCTTTAGCGCTGCTGTGTGGGAAAGGTTGAATCTTCGGACTGGAAAACTCACGCCAGTGGATACTATCCATCAGAACAGTGTTCgacaaaatacagataaaacTTGCGTTTTGACTCTTAAAAACTTAACCAAGAAAGATTCAGGCATGTATTATTGTATTAGCCAATATAGCAAAATGGTTATGATTGGCAATGGGACCAGGGTGATCGTAACAG ATCAGTCTGAAGCAGAGCTCTCCATCTTCTTCTCCGCACATGAGTCTGATTCACCATCGGTATCACTGCAGTGTCTCGTGACTGGACGTGTCCCGTCTCAGGTGCGCGTGTTCTGGATGATTGGAGAGAAAGTGTATTCTGGATGGACCGAGTCTGCCTGGACAGACAACACTGATTCAGCCACAGAATTCACTCGAGCTCATCTCTCCGTTTCTGCAGAGGAGTGGCACGATGTCGATGAAATTCACTGCTTTGCTGAATATGATGGAAAAAACATCTCCACAACTCTGATGCGAAGCG GACCCAAGCCTGAAATCTTCTCCTTGCTCGTGTACGCCGGCTGTGTGGCAGCGCTCCTGACCATACTTCTAACTCTTCTCATGTCTGTGGGATTATATCGCG ATATGTTGTTGACAAAAAAGTCCAGACG GCTCACAAGAAAAGATGCCCACCGCAAACCTTCATATG GTAAACCGAACACACTGAGAGAAGAGGGTTCATCTGTTCTG TGTTTCTCTGGGGATCCCATCAGTCAGAGACAGGAGGTTGTTCCATCAAAACAATAA